One genomic window of Arachis hypogaea cultivar Tifrunner chromosome 8, arahy.Tifrunner.gnm2.J5K5, whole genome shotgun sequence includes the following:
- the LOC112706459 gene encoding putative cyclin-A3-1, with the protein METRAAAKRRAITANLTETQPLKRKRVVLGEITNFPTENLNTQKPKSKCLNNAKPKKASVADKNMKVVKEKENVLDDEDDKLNVDPVASDIYLYLRKMELEKNRRPRVDYLERIQKDVTANMRGILVDWLVEVAEEYKLLSDTLYLSISYIDRYLSTNRVTKPYLQLLGVSSMLIAAKYEEINPPHVEEFCFITDNTYKKSEVVEMEANILNSLNFEMGSPTIKTFLRRFNEIACESQKGQKLQFEFLCYYLAELSLLEYGCLKFLPSLVAAAVIFLARFIMSPKSNPWTLTLYDRTGYDSLQLKECVLILLDLYLGRRGACFEAIRKKYKQHKFKYVANFPSPPQIPNSCFEDDFYEENFYE; encoded by the exons ATGGAGACTCGTGCCGCCGCAAAGAGGAGGGCCATCACCGCAAACCTCACTGAGACTCAACCCCTCAAGAGGAAGCGCGTTGTGTTGGGTGAAATTACCAATTTTCCTACTGAAAATTTGAATACTCAGAAACCAAAATCCAAATGCCTCAACAATGCCAAGCCCAAGAAAGCCTCTGTCGCCGACAAGAACATGAAGGTTGTCAAGGAGAAAGAGAATGTGCTTGATGATGAAGATGACAAGCTCAATGTTGACCCTGTTGCCTCTGATATCTATCTGTACCTTCGGAAGATGGAG TTGGAGAAGAATAGAAGACCGAGAGTTGATTACCTTGAGAGGATTCAGAAAGATGTAACTGCGAACATGAGAGGGATTTTGGTGGATTGGTTAGTGGAAGTTGCAGAGGAATACAAGCTTCTCTCTGACACACTATATCTTTCAATTTCTTACATTGATAGGTATCTCTCCACGAATCGTGTCACCAAGCCTTATCTTCAGTTGCTCGGTGTTTCATCAATGCTCATTGCCGC GAAATATGAAGAGATTAATCCTCCTCATGTGGAGGAGTTCTGCTTTATCACTGATAACACATACAAGAAATCAGAG GTAGTGGAAATGGAAGCTAACATActgaactctttgaattttgaaatgggtAGCCCAACTATTAAGACCTTTTTAAG GAGGTTTAATGAGATTGCTTGTGAGAGTCAAAAGGGTCAAAAGTTGCAGTTTGAGTTTCTGTGTTATTACCTTGCTGAACTAAGCTTGTTGGAATATGGATGTTTGAAGTTCTTGCCTTCTTTGGTGGCTGCTGCTGTTATATTTCTTGCTAGATTTATCATGTCGCCTAAATCGAACCCATGG ACTTTAACCCTTTATGACCGCACTGGATATGATTCACTTCAGTTGAAAGAATGTGTTCTGATCTTACTTGACTTGTATTTGGGAAGAAGGGGAGCATGCTTCGAAGCTATTAGGAAGAAATACAAGCAGCACAAG TTCAAGTATGTGGCAAACTTTCCTTCCCCTCCCCAGATACCGAATTCATGCTTTGAAGATGACTTTTATGAAGAAAACTTTTATGAGTGA